The following are encoded in a window of Megachile rotundata isolate GNS110a chromosome 2, iyMegRotu1, whole genome shotgun sequence genomic DNA:
- the LOC143266607 gene encoding uncharacterized protein LOC143266607 yields the protein MPPWGMQPWGMQPWWMPQPPLPLLPQPPLLPQPPLLAQPPLLPQPPLLPQPPMPQQPPLRPQQPPPPPPPPSQPPPLPPLQPPPPPSSQPPPPPPSQPRPPASETPPARCNRRQRKRLAAALRQAAALQQAAVATARGRGRGRGRGRGRGRGRAHNQNNNKLNSKYFIINNCN from the exons ATGCCGCCGTGGGGCATGCAGCCGTGGGGCATGCAGCCGTGGTGGATGCCGCAACCGCCGCTGCCGCTGCTGCCCCAACCACCGCTGCTGCCCCAACCACCGCTGCTGGCCCAACCACCGCTGCTGCCCCAACCACCGCTGCTGCCCCAACCACCGATGCCGCAGCAACCGCCGCTGCGGCCGCAACAACCACCGCCGCCACCACCGCCGCCATCGCAGCCGCCACCACTGCCGCCATTGCAGCCGCCACCACCGCCGTCATCGCAGCCGCCACCACCGCCGCCATCGCAGCCGCGACCGCCAGCAAGTGAAACACCACCTGCTCGT TGTAACCGGCGGCAACGAAAGCGTTTGGCGGCCGCGTTGCGGCAAGCGGCTGCGTTGCAACAGGCGGCCGTAGCAACCGCGAGAGGCCGGGGCCGGGGCCGGGGCCGGGGCCGGGGCCGGGGCCGGGGCAGGGcccacaatcaaaataataacaaattaaattctaaGTATTTCATAATAAACAATTGCAATTAA
- the LOC143264017 gene encoding uncharacterized protein LOC143264017 has protein sequence MILTMIDNKICNSITNTSSAMPCYICGATPTDMNNLDLIDSKAKDSVNLEFGISSLHAWIRCMECLLHISYNLQFKKWTANTPELKTLRKETKKRIQQEFRDKLVLYIDYVQQGWGSSNDGNTARRFFSNAEVSAEITGVELNLIKRFHIILQVISSPYKINTTKFHIYTQDTVKYYVQNYGWYYMPTSVHKILIHGTEIIQNALLPIGQISEEAQETRHKDFKRIRCKNTRKSSRVSRNGDTLHRLLLTSDPYISNLRLKSLFRNKDNNNRPRHFCAILRRCVQALIPPARD, from the exons ATGATTTTGACGATGATCgacaataaaatatgtaattccaTAACTAACACGTCATCCGCGATGCCGTGTTATATTTGCGGAGCTACACCAACAGATATGAATAATTTAGACTTAATAGATTCGAAGGCTAAAGAttctgtaaatttggaatttggaatttcgtcgCTCCACGCATGGATTAGATGCATGGAGTGTCTATTGCACATCTCCTACaacttgcaatttaaaaaatggacTGCGAATACGCCAGAACTAAAAACACTCAGAAAGGAAACAAAAAAGCGGATCCAACAAGAATTTAGAGACAAATTAGTATTGTATATTGATTACGTTCAACAAGGATGGGGATCATCAAATGATGGTAACACAGCACGGAGATTTTTTAGCAATGCAGAAGTTTCTGCAGAAATAACTGGAGTTGaactaaatttaattaaaaggttCCACATTATACTTCAG GTAATTTCATCgccatataaaataaatactacAAAATTTCACATCTATACGCAAGACACTGTAAAATATTACGTGCAAAACTATGGATGGTATTATATGCCAACATCAGTCCACAAAATACTAATTCATGGAACGGAAATAATACAAAATGCGTTGTTGCCAATTGGTCAAATTTCAGAAGAGGCCCAGGAAACAAGACACAAGGATTTTAAACGTATACGATGTAAAAATACACGAAAAAGTTCGAGGGTGTCTAGAAACGGGGATACATTACATCGACTCCTTTTAACATCCGACCCGTATATATCTAACTTAAGACTTAAATCACTGTTCcgaaataaagataataataatagaccgAGGCACTTCTGTGCCATATTACGTCGCTGCGTACAGGCACTAATCCCTCCCGCACGGGATTAG